Below is a window of Methanobacterium sp. DNA.
GGTGTAGCGTATAACTGAATCATATAACCATTATATTTTAATTGGACAAGGTCGAAGCTTGTGGTAATGGTTTTATGCTCACCCTTTAACAACAACTTATTTCCACTAATAGCTTCAGCAAAAGTTGTTTTACCAGCATCTAATGGCCCAAATATCACAATTTTTAAAAACATTGTTATTTTTATTTGTATTTTTATTTTAAGGTTTAATAACACTTATTTAGAATTGTGATGAAGTACGCAACATTTTTTATAATACGTATGCATTGAAGTAAAACAATTCTTTACATTCCGGTTTATACGTATGTGTTACTCATAAAATATTAAATTAATACAAATGTGTACAACTGCAAATATTGATGATCATAACTATGACATAGCATAGCATCATAAAACTTTTTATACATATATTAACAATATTATACTGTGTAGATTCTTTTCAACTAGAGGGTGGTGGGGTGCATGAAAAGAGTAACAATTTCTTTACCTGCTCAGACTGACTTAAAATTTAGACGAATGGCATCGCAAAAATTCAAATTTGAGAAAGGATGGTATAGTAAGGCAATTGCAGAAGCTATAAATTTTTGGATGGATAAAAATGAAGTTTATTTCTTAAATAATAGCGTGTCAAAGGTTTTTAGAGAAATTGGTAAAGATATGTGGTGTAAAACAAAGATTAAATGGAATATTGATTCTGAAAATGATCTTAAAACTTTAGATAATTTCATCGATTATTTTAATGGCAATTATATCCATATAAACGAATTAAATTATGATATAAGTGACAATAATACTACAATATCTATTAAAAATCATGCCAATGGAGATATAGATAATTATATTGAAAGTTTTTTATTTCCTCTGATTATGGTTACACGATCTGGAATGGAAGAAATTACTGGAGACCAATATGAAATCAGTAGTTTAGGAAATGTATCGGAAATAATACTAACTAAAGATTTAAATTCAACGAAATAATAATTAATACGATAATAAGCCTTTTTATTATATTTAAATATCCACAATTTAATTGAAAAACACGATTAATATTACATGTTTTATGCAACTGAAGAATTCTTCAACACGTTTTCAAAGATTTTCATGTGCAAAAATCTACACTATGTTTTTTCTCAAAATGGATCTGAACAATATATTGGAAATATTCCCAAAACTTCGCAAAGCCATATATGAGAAAAAATTCAGGATCACCATGACCAACCATGAAATCCAAACTTTTCAAGCGGCAGGAATAAAAAGGTCAGAACAGTGCCCCCATATCAATGTTTACCCTTGGGATGGAGGATTGTCAGTCCATTGGAGACATGACCCCCAGTATATTATTTGTAGAATTTATTTGTAGAATATTTTAAGAATTTCCTCCAATTTATTAAAATATTATTAAGAAATGATGTTTACAGGGATTTTTGCTTTTCTAACCACTCTTTCTGTGGTGCTTCCCATAATAAATCGTTCCAATCCGTGTTTACCGGATTTACCCATTATTATTTGATCAACACCTTCTTCTTCTGCAGTTTTCAGTATAACATCTTCTGGTTTACCTTTTCTTATCATGGTTCTAAGATTAATATTTTTACAGCTACCTTGACATTTTTCTTTTTCTAATCTTTCTTTGAATTTAGCAACGGCTTTTTTACCTTCTTCCCTCATCTCTTCTTCTAATTTTTCCTGTAAATCACTTTGTGGTAATGATTTTAAATAATCCATATCAATTACGTGTAAAACGATTATTTCCGCACCACTTAACTCTGATTCAGAAATAGCATATTCTCCTGCACGTTTAGAAGCTTCTGATCCGTCTGTGGGTAATAATATTTTGTAAACCATTTTTAACCCTCTATCCTTATTAACCATTTAATTGTTTTTTTGAAAAATAAATTATGGGCAGAAAATTCTACCTATTTCATAAATTAGTTATCCCAGTGCTGGTTTTGCAAGGGGGCTCAGTAGAATTATAATGGTTAAGACAACCCCAATTATGACTAATGGGATTCCTGCTTTCAATATTTCTTTAATTTTAACATAACCAGTTCCATAGGCCATAGCCACTGTTGGATCTGCCATTGGTAACATGAATGAAAGGGAACAAGCAATTGCCACCGGCACTGCATAAGTCCCTATGGATAATTCTTGTGCTTGGGCAAGTGTAACTGATAATGGTACGAGTATTGCTGAAAGTGCAATGTTTGACATTACTTGAGTTATAACAACTGCAATTATCATCAAAACCAATATTATAAGGAGTGTTGATGGATCACTGCCGAGTAATCGGACAATATCATTAATAAGCCATTTTGCAGCCCCAGTGTTTAGTAATGCAGCTCCAAGACTTAATGCACCCCCAAAGAAGATAATTAATCCCCAGTCTACGCCAGTCTGTGCATCTCTCCAATCAATTACTTTGAATGTGAAAAATAACACAGCACCAATTAAAGCTATGGAATAACTGTTAAGTCCAGTCCAAGTTGTGGTAACCCATAAAAATATGGTAAATAAGAGTATGGTTAATGATATTTTTTCAACTTTTGTCATTGGGCCTAATGAATCTATTTTGTTAGATATGGTGTCCATTCCACCCATTATTCCTTTAACTTCTGGTTTGAATAGTTTTCCCAGTAATTTCCAAATAACAATCATCATGATTATGGCTAATGGAAACCCGAAGATCATCCAGTTAGCAAAAGAAATTTGAGTGTATGCCGCAGCCATCAAGTTAGGAGCAGTTCCTATTTCTGTACCAAATCCACCAGCCAGGGACCCATAGGATGCACCAAGAACCATGGCTTTTGCAAAGTTACTTTTGCCATTTTCAGGATCATTAACACCCATTAATGGAATTATTTCTTTAATGATGGGAAGAAGCATTGCAAACGCCACAACATTCTCAATCCAAGCAGATAAAATTCCTGTGGAAAACACAGCCACAAACAGACCCCGGTCAGGACTAGTACCAAATTTGTTAAGCATGGAATAGGTTAAACGTGTAGCTAATCCACTTTTTCGGATTGCTTCAGCTATTATGAAACCTCCAATCATGAGAAATATGATGGGGTTTGCAAACCCGACCACAGCAGCATCAAAACTTTCAACACCAATAATGGGTTGAATAAAGAGTATTATTAAAGAAGTAACAGCCAAATGAACTGTTTCAGATGCCCACATAATTATGGCGAATATGAGTAATGCAATTGCTGCATGTCCTGGATAGCTTAAACCTTTCATTGGGATTAACATAACAACTATAAATGAAATTATTGCCAGAGGTATTCCCCATTTTTTTAAGTTTATATGCGTTTTAAAGCCCCCTAAATTTACAGTTACCTAAATTTATTGGATATATAAATATATTTTATATAATGATTAACCATTTTTTTTACATCTCTAATTATCATAGATTTAGTAAGATAAAAATATTTCTAATAAACAAATTAAGTTTAATTCAACTAATTTATAAATAAGTTGAATAAATTCTTAATCCTTCATGATTATAATAATTAAAGGTGTTTTATAATTGAAATGGGTTACTACCAATGGATGCGAGGTTTATCAGACTTCTGGGGGTAGAAGCAATTCTTACTTAATTTTTGATAAGGGTGTTTCATTTTTAGTAGATACTTCAATAAAAAAATCTAGAAAGACGTTAATGGGAAAGTTGAATAAGTTCCTTGGTGAAAAAGAGTTATCATATCTTATTTTAACTCACGCTCATTATGATCATTTTGAAAATGTGAATATTATTAAAGAAAAATATCGACCTAAAATAGTAATCCAAAGTAGTGAAGGAGAAATTTTAAGGCAGGGAAACTCTCTCATTCCCAAAGGAACTAACATTCTAACTCGAATTATTGCGGGCGTGGGTAGGAAACTCAATAGACTTTCCAGTTATGAAAAAATTTTTCCTGACATTTTGGTGGATGATTATTATTTTCTGAGTCCCAACTGTTACTTGATTCATACCCCCGGCCATACAAAAGGGTCAATGAGTTTGATTGTGGATGGAGAGATTGCACTGGTTGGTGATGCCATGTTTGGAGTATTCAGTTGGTCTATATTCCCCCCATTTGCCGATGATGTGCCCACTATGATCCAAAGCTGGGAAAAACTTCTGAAAACTGGTTGTAAAGTTTTTTTGCCGGGACATGGAACTTCAAACAGTAGAAAAATATTGAAAAAACAGTTGGAAAGACATGGATTGAATTAATTTCTTTGTTCTCATAGTTGTTGATTAATGGAGTGGAGTAATAATATGAAAGAAAAAAAGTTAGCCCTGGCTCCCTGTAGTGGGATGAGCCCTCATGGCCTTATCACAAGAGTGGTTTGTTCCGACATGGTTGAAAAATCAGATAAGCTAATTTCTATATGTATGGGCGCCACATCAGCAGATAAAGAAGGTTTCGGTGAGATTATAAAAAAATTTCCCATTTTAGCCGTGAATGGTTGTGATTCATCTTGTGTGGATAAAATATTAAAACAGAAAGGAGTTATAGTTGCAGAAACGATTAATGTCCTTAAAATCGTGGCCTGTGAAGGTTTAAAGCCTACTAAAGTTTCAAGACTTGATGAAGAAGGAGAACGATGTGTTATTTTGGTAAAGAAAAAAATAAACCAAATTGCAATTGAAAAAGATTGTTAGTAAGTTAAAATGGAGGATTATCTATAAACCATTGCACAGAATCTTTAACAGACTCTTTAATGGGGCGTGGATTGTATCCTAATTCTTTTTTAGCTTTTGAATTGTTTATGTCGCAGTTACTCAACAACACTTCCATAGAATAGCTAGTGAAAAGTGGTTTGTTGTCTTGGCTTTTGTAGTATATTGGAGCTATTTTTCCAACGGTGTTGGCCAACCAATGGGGGATTTTTAGCCAAGGACGTCTTATTTTAGTAATATCTTCCAAAGTTTTCATGAGTTCCTTTACAGTAATTTTTTCCCCAGATAATATGTAAATTTCACCGTTTTTACCATTCTGACATGCTAGTATTAGTCCTTGGACCACGTCTCGAACATCAACAAAGTCATAGGCTCCATCGATATAGGCTTTCATTGCCCCATTAGTATAATTTAATATTAACTGCCCCATCTGAGATATATTGTAATCATAAGGACCTATAACACCACTCGGACATACTATAACTGAATTTAAACCCTTTTTAACACCTTCAAGTACTTCTAATGATGCAAGAGCCTTGGTACGGTCATACCCACCCCTGGAATACTCTGGTTGGAATGAACATGTTTCGTTGATTTCGGTTCCGTGAGGAGGTTCTCTCAGCGCATGAACAGAACTTGTGTAGACTAAACGCTTTATATTTTTCTCCAAGCATGCTTTAACCACATTACGAGTTCCCTCTACATTAACTTTATAGAGAAGCTCATCTTGTCCAGGCATTATTGAAATCATCCCAGCCAGATGGAACACCACATCTACACCATCAAAAAAAGGCAAAATTGAATCATAATCCGTTATGTTTCCTTCCATGTGCTCAATATTCAATCCAGAGAGTGCTTTACTATCATCACCAGGAAGGGTTATCACCCTTACTATTTTTCCCTTAGATGTTAACTTTCGTACAAGGACATTTCCTATGTGACCAGTTGCACCAGTAACCAATATCATAATATTTTCCACTATAAATCAATTTATGGATTAATTCTAATTAATTTTTTTAATATGGCAATTTAAAAGACAAGTAGTGAGAATCTTTTATCTAAAAGGAATTTCTTAATCAAATCATCCGAACTTAAGATTTAATATCCAGAAAATTCAAATATAAACTAGATCTGGTATTTAGTTAATCATTATTATCTTGTGAATTGTTTCATAACTTCTCGGGCGGCTTTTGTTTTAACAAGAATAGAAACCTTCATTCCCTCTTTTAGGACAATATCTGGTTTTGGAATGGTTATATCGCTGTTTTCATATACTGCAACGATTATAAAGTCTTCAGTGGGACTAATATCGCCGATTTTCTGGCCAATCACCTTTTTATTTTCCAATTTAAAATCAAGTAATTCAGCATCACCCCTTCCCATAACCACCAGATCAGCAATTTTTGGCCTGATTATTAATTTTTCTACATAACTGGCTGCGGTGATTTCTGGGCTTATAACTGAATCAATTCCTACTTTTCTAAATGCCTCGGCATGACTAGGTTCACTTACTCTGGCAATAATTTTGGGGATCCTGCATTCCCTCACTAAGATGCAAGCGAGGAGGTTTGCTTCGTCGTTTCCAGTGGCTGCAACAAAAACATCAGCACTGGATACGTTAGCTTCTTCCAAAGTTTTAGTATCAGTGCCATTACCACAAATAACCAGAGCATCGAGTTCAGCAGCTGCATTGGAACATAAATTTTCGTCATTTTCAATCAAGGTAACATCATGACCATCAGCAATCAGGAAAGAGGCGAGGTTCAAGCCTACTCTCCCACCACCCATTACAACCACGTACATTATAAAACACCTCTCAGACCAATAATAACCATTTAAATCCCCATAATCATATGTATGCTTCGATAAAAAGTATCCACATTAAACTTCTTCAATGATGGTTCTCATGGAGAATCACACTTTTAGGAATTATCATTACCACATAAGAAGATTTAAATTCGCCTAATTATCAGTTATGTATGTTAATAACTCAAATTATTGTGTCTTTCAGCCTAGTTACTGTAAATTTCAATCGACTATCTTTTAAATTATGTGAATAATTATAACAAGGTTTAATAAATTTTTTTTTATAGACTCGTAAAGATAGAACCTACACGCATATAAATTTTCCTAAGTTTCGTAGTAGTCATTTTCTTGAAATTACAATTTTCAAGTTCTCTGAAACCAGCTTACAACATTCGTTACTAGTAATAATTTAAACCTATTTCTTTGTTGGCCCACATATTATGGTGAATTTCCAAAAAAAATCTGTGTTGGGGAAATTATTCAATCCTATTTTAATCAAAAAGCCAGTGCCATAACATGTATACGACCAACTTGCTGGTCTATTCCCAATTGCCTCCATAAATGTTTAATTTTCCTTGAAAACATATATTGACACGAAAAGTTAGGGAAAGGTTAATAATGGTCTTTATTTGTGGGATTTGCGATTATCAAAAAAAAAAGTCTATTACAACTTGTTTTGTTAATCCATCATCAGTTTGCCTATGAATAAAATATTTATATTTTTAGTAATACGCAAGTAAAAAAAAAACATGACATTACTATCTATGAAAATAAAAAAGTAATAATTAGGATAACGATAATTTTAATATGAAAAATATCTTT
It encodes the following:
- a CDS encoding universal stress protein; translation: MVYKILLPTDGSEASKRAGEYAISESELSGAEIIVLHVIDMDYLKSLPQSDLQEKLEEEMREEGKKAVAKFKERLEKEKCQGSCKNINLRTMIRKGKPEDVILKTAEEEGVDQIIMGKSGKHGLERFIMGSTTERVVRKAKIPVNIIS
- a CDS encoding DASS family sodium-coupled anion symporter — translated: MPLAIISFIVVMLIPMKGLSYPGHAAIALLIFAIIMWASETVHLAVTSLIILFIQPIIGVESFDAAVVGFANPIIFLMIGGFIIAEAIRKSGLATRLTYSMLNKFGTSPDRGLFVAVFSTGILSAWIENVVAFAMLLPIIKEIIPLMGVNDPENGKSNFAKAMVLGASYGSLAGGFGTEIGTAPNLMAAAYTQISFANWMIFGFPLAIIMMIVIWKLLGKLFKPEVKGIMGGMDTISNKIDSLGPMTKVEKISLTILLFTIFLWVTTTWTGLNSYSIALIGAVLFFTFKVIDWRDAQTGVDWGLIIFFGGALSLGAALLNTGAAKWLINDIVRLLGSDPSTLLIILVLMIIAVVITQVMSNIALSAILVPLSVTLAQAQELSIGTYAVPVAIACSLSFMLPMADPTVAMAYGTGYVKIKEILKAGIPLVIIGVVLTIIILLSPLAKPALG
- a CDS encoding MBL fold metallo-hydrolase; translation: MKWVTTNGCEVYQTSGGRSNSYLIFDKGVSFLVDTSIKKSRKTLMGKLNKFLGEKELSYLILTHAHYDHFENVNIIKEKYRPKIVIQSSEGEILRQGNSLIPKGTNILTRIIAGVGRKLNRLSSYEKIFPDILVDDYYFLSPNCYLIHTPGHTKGSMSLIVDGEIALVGDAMFGVFSWSIFPPFADDVPTMIQSWEKLLKTGCKVFLPGHGTSNSRKILKKQLERHGLN
- a CDS encoding zinc-binding protein gives rise to the protein MKEKKLALAPCSGMSPHGLITRVVCSDMVEKSDKLISICMGATSADKEGFGEIIKKFPILAVNGCDSSCVDKILKQKGVIVAETINVLKIVACEGLKPTKVSRLDEEGERCVILVKKKINQIAIEKDC
- a CDS encoding SDR family oxidoreductase encodes the protein MILVTGATGHIGNVLVRKLTSKGKIVRVITLPGDDSKALSGLNIEHMEGNITDYDSILPFFDGVDVVFHLAGMISIMPGQDELLYKVNVEGTRNVVKACLEKNIKRLVYTSSVHALREPPHGTEINETCSFQPEYSRGGYDRTKALASLEVLEGVKKGLNSVIVCPSGVIGPYDYNISQMGQLILNYTNGAMKAYIDGAYDFVDVRDVVQGLILACQNGKNGEIYILSGEKITVKELMKTLEDITKIRRPWLKIPHWLANTVGKIAPIYYKSQDNKPLFTSYSMEVLLSNCDINNSKAKKELGYNPRPIKESVKDSVQWFIDNPPF
- a CDS encoding TrkA family potassium uptake protein, which produces MYVVVMGGGRVGLNLASFLIADGHDVTLIENDENLCSNAAAELDALVICGNGTDTKTLEEANVSSADVFVAATGNDEANLLACILVRECRIPKIIARVSEPSHAEAFRKVGIDSVISPEITAASYVEKLIIRPKIADLVVMGRGDAELLDFKLENKKVIGQKIGDISPTEDFIIVAVYENSDITIPKPDIVLKEGMKVSILVKTKAAREVMKQFTR